A genomic stretch from Sulfurihydrogenibium azorense Az-Fu1 includes:
- a CDS encoding M24 family metallopeptidase, translating to MLKIDQIKEKLKKEGLDAFLFNSYSNVFYLSRFSSSNAYVILTDKEVYFLTDARYYENAKEKLKDFIVVELKNGLKGLKEFINDLNIKNLGFEKDKITLSFYEKLKENLKPTLIGYEGFLNEFRVSKTEEEIQIIKQAAHKIDNVYKKLLPWIKENLNQNIKELSVRRKVIDLIFEEGGTSESFPTIVATGKHSAIPHWETSEEPILKDAPLLIDMGLKYKGYCSDFTRTLYLGNLDQRFEKIYNIVKEAHIEATSVVKAGIPIKEIDLAARKVIEKYGYGDYFTHSTGHGIGIDIHEEPRIYKDNEEILQENTVFTIEPGIYIPNWGGVRLENIVVARKDGVEVLTQTPLELVNLL from the coding sequence ATGTTAAAAATAGACCAGATAAAAGAAAAACTAAAAAAGGAAGGCTTAGATGCCTTCCTGTTTAACTCTTACTCTAACGTGTTTTATTTATCAAGATTTTCATCTTCTAACGCTTATGTTATACTGACTGATAAAGAAGTCTACTTCCTTACAGATGCAAGATACTACGAAAATGCAAAAGAAAAACTAAAGGATTTTATAGTAGTAGAGCTAAAAAATGGCCTTAAAGGATTAAAAGAGTTTATCAACGATTTAAATATCAAAAACTTAGGCTTTGAAAAAGATAAAATTACTTTATCATTCTATGAAAAACTCAAAGAAAACTTAAAACCTACATTAATTGGTTATGAAGGTTTTTTAAATGAGTTTAGAGTTTCAAAAACAGAAGAAGAAATCCAGATAATAAAACAGGCAGCCCATAAAATAGATAACGTTTATAAAAAACTTTTACCTTGGATAAAAGAAAATTTAAACCAAAATATAAAAGAACTGTCTGTAAGAAGGAAAGTTATAGACCTTATTTTTGAAGAAGGAGGAACATCAGAAAGTTTTCCAACAATAGTAGCTACAGGAAAACACTCTGCGATACCCCACTGGGAAACCTCAGAAGAACCTATTTTAAAAGATGCACCATTACTAATAGATATGGGTTTAAAGTATAAAGGATACTGTAGTGATTTTACAAGGACACTTTACCTTGGTAATTTAGACCAAAGATTTGAAAAAATATACAACATTGTAAAAGAAGCCCATATAGAAGCTACTAGCGTAGTAAAAGCAGGAATACCTATAAAAGAGATAGATTTAGCAGCAAGAAAGGTAATAGAAAAGTATGGCTATGGAGATTACTTTACCCACTCAACAGGACACGGAATAGGGATAGATATTCACGAAGAACCAAGAATATACAAAGACAACGAAGAAATTTTACAAGAAAACACAGTCTTTACAATAGAACCGGGTATATACATTCCTAACTGGGGTGGAGTAAGGTTAGAAAACATAGTAGTGGCAAGAAAAGATGGAGTAGAAGTCCTAACTCAAACACCTTTAGAGCTGGTAAATCTTCTTTAA
- the mnmG gene encoding tRNA uridine-5-carboxymethylaminomethyl(34) synthesis enzyme MnmG has translation MVYDTEFDVVVVGGGHAGIEAAIISAKLGAKTALITLDENKIGLMPCNPSIGGIAKGIVVREVDALGGEMAKAIDQTGIQFKVLNTRKGPAVRSPRAQADKEEYRKYMVEKTHNTENLTVIEDEVVDIVLKPHQNEVEGVITDKGLKIKTKSVVITTGTFLNGLIHIGDKRFPAGRMEEKPSSKLPEFYKRHGFELARFKTGTPARLDKNTINFSILEEAPGDNPPPKFSFWTEPKGSYWFKEKDQIPCYITYTTPETHRIIRENLHRTALYGGAITGVGPRYCPSIEDKIVKFEGKDRHTVWLEPETRDGISIYPNGLSTSLPEEIQWQMYRSIPGLENVVLLKPAYAIEYDIVMPTELYPTLETKKIKGLYHAGNFNGTTGYEEAAGQGIVAGINAALRALGKDEPFIIGRDEGYIGVMIDDLTTKGVIEPYRLFTSRSEYRLHLRQDNAILRLYQKAYNIGALTEEEYRFVKQHEDEIKNWIETYKNTYIKDNDKKISVFTFLQKPEISIDNLKDYGIETPSSDYIKEEVEINVKYDGYFERERKLNEKMKYLDSIKIPQDIDYSKVAGLTKEAVMKLTKAKPMTLGHAARLEGITPAAITAIMVHIEKMREKKKAG, from the coding sequence TTGGTTTATGATACAGAGTTTGATGTAGTTGTAGTTGGTGGTGGGCATGCAGGGATAGAAGCTGCGATAATATCTGCAAAGTTAGGAGCAAAAACTGCTTTAATTACATTAGATGAAAATAAAATAGGTCTTATGCCTTGTAATCCTTCTATAGGTGGAATAGCGAAAGGTATAGTTGTTAGAGAAGTTGACGCTCTTGGCGGTGAGATGGCAAAGGCAATAGACCAAACCGGAATACAGTTTAAAGTGTTAAACACAAGAAAAGGTCCTGCTGTAAGGTCTCCAAGAGCTCAAGCAGACAAAGAAGAGTATAGAAAATACATGGTTGAAAAAACCCACAACACAGAAAACCTTACAGTTATAGAAGATGAAGTTGTAGACATAGTATTAAAACCACATCAAAACGAAGTTGAAGGAGTTATAACAGATAAAGGTTTAAAAATAAAAACAAAATCAGTAGTTATCACAACCGGAACATTTTTAAACGGTCTTATTCATATAGGAGACAAAAGATTTCCTGCAGGAAGAATGGAAGAGAAACCCTCCAGTAAACTCCCTGAATTTTACAAAAGACACGGCTTTGAACTTGCAAGATTTAAAACAGGAACTCCTGCAAGACTTGATAAAAACACAATAAACTTCTCTATCTTAGAAGAAGCTCCGGGAGATAACCCTCCACCAAAATTTTCATTCTGGACAGAGCCGAAAGGGTCATACTGGTTTAAAGAAAAAGACCAGATACCTTGCTACATAACTTACACTACTCCAGAAACCCACAGAATAATAAGAGAAAATTTACATAGAACTGCCCTTTACGGTGGAGCCATTACAGGAGTAGGACCGAGATACTGTCCATCAATAGAAGACAAAATAGTAAAATTTGAAGGAAAAGATAGACACACAGTATGGCTTGAACCTGAAACAAGAGATGGAATAAGTATATATCCTAACGGCTTAAGTACATCTCTACCAGAAGAGATACAGTGGCAGATGTACAGAAGCATACCCGGACTTGAAAACGTTGTTCTTTTAAAACCTGCTTACGCAATTGAGTACGATATAGTGATGCCAACTGAACTTTACCCAACACTAGAAACAAAGAAAATAAAAGGTCTATACCACGCAGGAAACTTCAACGGAACAACAGGTTATGAAGAAGCTGCAGGACAAGGGATAGTTGCAGGAATAAACGCAGCTCTAAGAGCTTTAGGGAAAGATGAACCATTTATAATAGGTAGAGATGAAGGGTACATAGGTGTTATGATAGATGACCTTACAACAAAAGGTGTTATAGAACCATACAGACTATTTACATCAAGGTCTGAGTATAGATTACACCTAAGACAAGACAACGCAATCCTTAGACTTTACCAAAAAGCTTACAACATCGGAGCTCTAACAGAAGAAGAGTATAGATTTGTAAAACAACATGAAGATGAGATTAAAAATTGGATAGAAACTTACAAAAACACCTACATTAAAGACAACGACAAAAAAATATCAGTTTTTACATTTTTACAAAAACCTGAAATAAGTATAGACAACCTAAAAGATTACGGCATCGAAACACCATCTTCAGATTACATTAAAGAAGAAGTGGAGATAAATGTTAAGTACGATGGCTACTTTGAAAGAGAAAGAAAATTAAACGAAAAGATGAAGTATTTAGATAGTATAAAAATTCCTCAAGATATAGATTACTCAAAAGTAGCAGGTTTAACAAAAGAAGCTGTTATGAAACTTACAAAGGCTAAACCTATGACTTTGGGGCATGCTGCAAGACTTGAAGGTATCACTCCAGCAGCCATCACAGCTATAATGGTTCATATAGAAAAGATGAGAGAAAAGAAAAAAGCAGGATAA
- a CDS encoding uroporphyrinogen-III synthase translates to MKNVLITREKGQFEEVKSIFEKEGFNPIPFPTIKFEKLPLDNFDEKNYDYLIFTSKNAVKFFLEDIEVDKSKPVIAVGSKTANYLKKEGFKNIEIPDAFSGEGLKDYIDKNLDRFKGKKFGLIRALEGSQVLLNQSGKDYFVQLLPIYKTTYNIPDNTEEIEKLFLKKEIYAVVFSSPSTFYGFLNVFGVEKSKKFLEDVLVCTIGTTTSKALEDKGFKVNIVPQIFTFEEIVKLLKEKQP, encoded by the coding sequence TTGAAAAATGTTTTAATAACAAGGGAAAAAGGTCAGTTTGAAGAGGTTAAATCAATCTTTGAAAAAGAAGGTTTTAATCCTATACCTTTTCCTACAATAAAGTTTGAAAAACTGCCTTTAGATAACTTTGATGAAAAAAACTATGACTATCTGATTTTTACAAGTAAAAACGCTGTTAAGTTCTTTTTAGAAGATATAGAGGTAGACAAATCAAAGCCTGTAATCGCCGTTGGTAGTAAAACAGCTAACTACTTGAAAAAAGAAGGTTTTAAAAATATAGAGATACCAGATGCTTTCAGTGGAGAGGGTTTAAAGGATTATATAGATAAAAACTTAGATAGGTTTAAAGGTAAAAAGTTTGGTCTTATAAGGGCTTTAGAAGGGTCTCAAGTTTTACTTAACCAGTCAGGTAAAGACTACTTCGTTCAGCTTCTACCTATTTACAAAACAACCTATAACATTCCTGACAATACAGAAGAAATTGAGAAATTATTTTTAAAGAAAGAGATTTATGCAGTTGTTTTTTCAAGTCCTTCTACTTTCTATGGTTTTTTAAATGTTTTTGGAGTTGAAAAATCAAAAAAATTTTTAGAAGATGTTTTAGTGTGTACTATTGGTACAACTACATCAAAAGCGTTAGAAGATAAAGGATTTAAAGTTAATATAGTTCCACAGATTTTTACATTTGAGGAAATAGTAAAACTTTTAAAAGAAAAACAGCCATAA
- a CDS encoding ion transporter, with protein sequence MIKSKNKKYLSYIKRIKIFLYNVLENDRNSLNHIYSLVALFIVITSSITVFLLITPEAEKLPPDLHSFLKDFEEITLYFFAIEYILRWWVISDFFEDFKTVLTQKKERNFKAYYKAFLYALKIKLKWMVKPLSIIDLIAILPIFRPFRTLRILQILRILKVVRYSSGLKSVFQALREQGFIFIFSTLMILLNIVIFSIITYIFEYNAKNDAFKNLFDALYWGAITSFTVGYGDITPITDTGKFISSLMTFINIVLISVLTAGFSVSFINRLLELKEGEVKMPDLENHIVICGYNETSEEILENLVNLEIDKERPVVLITNYDKKDLDVNLSNIIYKKGDFIKEDILLDVAIDKASDVILVGEKLPHLTDRDIDARTALAGMLIKTLNPYARLYVEVLLDEDAEIFKKRLGTKDILIHGQILGKIMFSSLLNPGATQLVETIIDNETGIRKVKVKEIGNFETFGDILLYLRKQDLMPIALERNKKIILSPSDDFKVLETDYIFIIPKSGETD encoded by the coding sequence TTGATAAAATCAAAAAATAAAAAGTATCTATCCTATATTAAGCGAATAAAGATTTTTCTTTACAATGTCTTAGAAAATGATAGGAACTCGTTAAATCACATCTACAGTTTAGTAGCCCTTTTTATAGTTATAACTTCATCTATCACTGTATTTTTACTAATTACACCAGAAGCAGAAAAACTACCCCCCGATTTACATTCTTTTTTAAAAGATTTTGAGGAGATTACACTTTACTTTTTTGCTATTGAGTATATTCTAAGATGGTGGGTTATTTCAGATTTCTTTGAAGATTTTAAAACTGTTTTAACACAAAAAAAAGAAAGAAATTTCAAGGCTTACTACAAAGCCTTTTTATACGCTTTGAAAATTAAACTAAAGTGGATGGTTAAACCACTTTCAATTATAGATTTAATTGCAATTTTACCTATTTTTAGACCTTTTAGAACTTTAAGAATTCTTCAAATATTAAGGATATTAAAAGTTGTTAGATATTCATCAGGATTAAAGAGTGTTTTTCAAGCTTTAAGAGAACAAGGATTTATCTTTATTTTTTCTACTTTAATGATACTTCTTAACATAGTTATTTTTTCTATCATAACTTACATATTTGAATACAACGCTAAAAACGACGCTTTTAAAAACTTGTTTGATGCGCTTTACTGGGGAGCTATAACTTCTTTTACTGTAGGGTATGGAGATATTACTCCTATAACAGATACGGGAAAATTTATTTCTTCCCTTATGACCTTTATTAACATAGTTTTAATATCTGTTTTAACAGCAGGATTTTCTGTATCATTTATAAATAGATTACTTGAATTAAAGGAAGGAGAGGTTAAGATGCCTGATTTAGAAAATCATATAGTAATATGTGGTTATAATGAAACATCTGAAGAGATTTTAGAAAACTTGGTAAATCTTGAAATTGATAAAGAAAGACCTGTTGTTCTAATAACAAACTACGATAAAAAAGATTTAGATGTAAATCTGTCAAACATTATTTATAAAAAGGGAGACTTTATAAAAGAAGACATTCTATTAGATGTAGCTATAGACAAAGCTTCAGATGTTATTTTAGTTGGTGAAAAATTACCACACCTAACAGATAGAGATATAGATGCAAGGACTGCTTTAGCTGGAATGCTTATTAAAACCTTAAACCCTTACGCAAGACTGTATGTAGAGGTTCTTTTAGATGAAGATGCTGAAATATTCAAAAAGAGACTTGGGACTAAAGATATTCTCATACACGGACAGATACTTGGTAAAATAATGTTTTCAAGTCTTTTAAACCCCGGAGCAACACAACTGGTAGAAACGATAATAGATAACGAAACAGGAATAAGAAAAGTCAAAGTTAAAGAAATTGGAAATTTTGAAACCTTTGGAGATATTCTACTGTATCTGAGAAAACAGGACTTGATGCCTATTGCCTTAGAAAGGAATAAGAAGATAATACTATCTCCTTCTGATGACTTTAAAGTTTTAGAGACAGACTATATATTTATAATTCCAAAAAGTGGAGAAACAGATTGA
- a CDS encoding NifU family protein yields the protein MAIDRQKVEEVLEQVRPYLRFDGGDVELVDVSEDGTVYVRLMGSCSGCAMSLWTLKGGVEARLKQAIPEVKEVVAVNLG from the coding sequence ATGGCAATAGATAGACAAAAAGTTGAAGAAGTTTTAGAGCAAGTAAGACCTTACTTAAGATTTGACGGTGGAGATGTTGAGCTTGTAGATGTTTCAGAAGATGGAACAGTTTACGTTAGACTTATGGGAAGTTGTTCAGGATGTGCTATGTCTCTATGGACTTTAAAAGGTGGTGTAGAAGCAAGATTAAAACAAGCTATTCCGGAAGTAAAAGAAGTAGTAGCTGTAAACTTAGGATAA
- a CDS encoding UPF0175 family protein: protein MKIVINLPDELKLKEEEVKTAAIVKLYELGKISSGKAAKLLGISRIEFLDLLGKYKVQISPDTEEELIKDIENA from the coding sequence GTGAAAATCGTAATAAATTTACCTGATGAGCTAAAACTAAAAGAAGAGGAAGTAAAAACAGCTGCTATAGTTAAACTATATGAACTTGGAAAAATATCTTCAGGGAAAGCTGCAAAACTTTTAGGTATATCCCGTATTGAATTTTTAGATTTGCTTGGTAAATATAAAGTCCAAATAAGTCCAGATACTGAAGAAGAACTTATAAAAGATATAGAAAATGCGTAA
- a CDS encoding DUF3368 domain-containing protein, with translation MRKVVSNTTPILSFIKLNRIDILEKIYERILIPEAVFGEIQEGKNKYYIDISKEPWIEILKVENRKILEQLEKELDKGEAEAIALSLELPADLLLIDEKLGRRIAEEKGIKISGTIGILIKAKKQGIIKEVKPFIYELIEKGNYYEESFIKLILQHTGEM, from the coding sequence ATGCGTAAAGTCGTGTCAAACACTACTCCCATACTTTCTTTTATCAAATTAAATAGAATAGACATTTTAGAAAAAATTTATGAGAGAATTCTAATTCCTGAAGCTGTTTTTGGCGAAATACAAGAAGGTAAAAATAAATATTACATTGATATTTCAAAAGAACCTTGGATAGAGATTCTCAAAGTTGAAAATAGAAAAATATTAGAGCAATTAGAAAAAGAGTTGGATAAAGGCGAAGCAGAAGCAATTGCTTTATCTTTAGAGCTACCTGCAGATTTATTGCTAATAGATGAAAAACTTGGAAGAAGAATAGCTGAAGAGAAAGGTATAAAGATTTCAGGAACAATAGGAATTTTAATTAAAGCTAAAAAGCAAGGGATTATAAAGGAAGTAAAACCTTTTATTTATGAATTAATAGAGAAAGGCAATTATTACGAAGAATCCTTTATAAAATTAATACTTCAACATACAGGAGAGATGTAA
- the tmk gene encoding dTMP kinase: MGVFITFEGIEGSGKSTQAKRLYEYLTNIGIKAYLTREPGGTSIGKKIREILLSHWEENFPSIAELLLYQADRNIHVNNIIKPLLQQDYIVISDRFYDSTTAYQHYARGIDYSIVDYLNKLATEGIKPHITFLLDLPVQEAFKRLNREKDRLESEGLNFHQKVREGFLKIADMEKDRVIVLDGLKSPDEIFNQILNILKERKIL, from the coding sequence ATGGGAGTTTTTATAACATTTGAAGGAATTGAAGGTAGTGGCAAATCAACACAAGCAAAAAGGCTATATGAATATTTAACAAATATAGGTATAAAAGCATACTTAACAAGAGAGCCGGGTGGGACTTCAATAGGTAAAAAGATAAGAGAGATTCTACTGTCCCACTGGGAAGAAAACTTTCCTTCTATAGCGGAGCTCCTACTTTATCAAGCTGACAGAAACATACATGTTAACAACATTATAAAACCACTACTTCAACAAGATTACATCGTTATATCAGACAGATTTTACGACTCAACTACAGCCTACCAACACTACGCAAGGGGCATAGATTATAGTATTGTAGATTACTTAAATAAGTTAGCTACAGAAGGAATTAAACCCCATATAACATTTTTATTAGATTTACCTGTCCAAGAAGCTTTTAAAAGGTTAAACAGAGAAAAAGATAGATTAGAAAGTGAAGGTTTAAATTTTCACCAAAAAGTAAGAGAGGGGTTTTTAAAGATAGCAGATATGGAAAAAGATAGAGTGATAGTTTTAGATGGATTAAAAAGTCCAGATGAAATATTTAACCAAATATTAAACATTTTAAAAGAAAGAAAAATACTATGA
- a CDS encoding DNA polymerase III subunit delta' produces MKVIGHQKEIELIKKYLSKNYDSLSLLYEGKDCIGKKLIAFLTARGFLCEKKQGLGCGECHDCKLVNNLISNVYNKENLTPHPNIKFIPYEGKEIKIDQIREAISFLTLKSDKGKVLIIEKAENMNTESANALLKTLEEPPLNTLIILTTSNQNQLLPTIVSRLKKIRFRKLSEEEVRDILRLKISDEKKVENLSKISGGSLCLPFSIINKENVYNLAHSYYELIKTKKHQEGLFSITPIVDKFDSDDTNLFFDIILRFFEQDLQSGKVDNNFAESFISEFKKAKGAVLRGVKKKLVLEGMYYNLK; encoded by the coding sequence ATGAAGGTAATCGGTCATCAAAAAGAGATTGAACTTATAAAAAAATACCTAAGTAAAAACTATGACTCACTATCATTACTTTACGAAGGGAAAGACTGTATAGGAAAGAAACTTATAGCTTTTCTAACTGCAAGAGGTTTTTTATGTGAAAAGAAACAAGGTTTAGGCTGTGGAGAATGCCACGATTGTAAGCTTGTAAACAACCTTATATCAAACGTATACAACAAAGAAAACCTAACACCCCATCCAAACATAAAATTTATTCCCTACGAAGGAAAAGAGATAAAGATAGACCAAATCAGAGAAGCTATATCTTTTCTAACTTTAAAATCAGATAAAGGTAAAGTATTGATAATAGAAAAAGCAGAAAATATGAACACCGAAAGTGCAAACGCCCTACTTAAAACTCTGGAAGAGCCCCCTTTAAACACCTTAATAATACTAACAACTTCAAACCAAAATCAGCTCCTACCTACCATAGTGTCAAGGTTAAAAAAGATAAGATTTAGAAAGTTGTCTGAAGAAGAAGTTAGAGATATATTAAGATTGAAAATAAGTGATGAGAAAAAAGTTGAAAATCTGTCTAAAATATCTGGTGGTAGTTTATGTTTGCCTTTTAGCATTATAAACAAAGAAAACGTTTACAACTTAGCCCACTCTTACTATGAACTTATAAAAACTAAGAAGCATCAAGAAGGACTGTTTTCTATAACACCAATAGTAGATAAATTTGACAGTGATGATACAAATCTTTTTTTTGATATAATTTTAAGATTTTTTGAGCAAGATTTACAAAGTGGTAAAGTGGATAACAATTTTGCAGAAAGTTTTATATCAGAGTTTAAAAAGGCAAAAGGTGCAGTACTAAGAGGTGTAAAAAAGAAGCTTGTTTTAGAAGGAATGTACTACAACTTAAAGTGA
- a CDS encoding PSP1 domain-containing protein — MDNIKPVRIRFLDTNKFSEVIVPTSIKKGDFIVIESEKGHELVLVMGNCVYTDDTKNYQFIRKATKEDIVIFDKHEEEAQEFLNICKEESEKLGLKMNLLKSYIPLNRTKALFYYTAENRVDFRELVKIMAKRIKMRIEMRQVGVRDGVQIAGAVGVCGHQCCCNLFLDKFENISVEILTEQNLPPTPTKFTGVCGRLMCCLTFEKETYSIKNDLPEIESVIEIEGKPYTVKMYDFIGEKVIVADEEGNLRDITFTQLESMNLLKPKGCGSCNGCANH; from the coding sequence ATGGATAACATAAAACCAGTAAGAATAAGATTTTTAGACACAAACAAATTTTCAGAAGTTATAGTACCAACAAGCATAAAAAAAGGAGATTTTATAGTAATAGAGTCTGAAAAAGGTCATGAGCTTGTTTTAGTTATGGGAAACTGTGTTTATACAGACGATACAAAAAATTACCAGTTTATAAGAAAAGCAACCAAAGAAGATATAGTGATATTTGATAAACATGAAGAAGAAGCTCAAGAGTTTTTAAATATATGTAAAGAGGAATCTGAAAAACTTGGACTAAAGATGAATCTACTGAAAAGTTATATACCCTTAAACCGGACAAAAGCACTTTTTTATTACACAGCAGAAAATAGGGTTGATTTTAGAGAGTTAGTAAAAATAATGGCAAAAAGAATAAAAATGAGAATAGAGATGAGACAGGTAGGAGTGAGGGATGGAGTCCAGATAGCAGGAGCTGTTGGTGTTTGTGGACATCAATGTTGCTGTAATTTATTTTTAGATAAGTTTGAAAATATATCTGTAGAGATTTTAACAGAACAAAACCTTCCGCCAACTCCTACAAAGTTTACGGGAGTATGTGGAAGACTTATGTGCTGTTTAACTTTTGAAAAAGAAACATACAGCATAAAAAATGACCTACCTGAAATAGAATCTGTTATAGAGATAGAAGGGAAACCTTACACAGTTAAAATGTACGATTTTATTGGAGAAAAGGTAATAGTTGCAGATGAAGAAGGAAACCTTAGAGATATTACTTTTACACAGCTTGAAAGTATGAACCTGTTAAAACCAAAAGGATGTGGAAGCTGTAATGGATGTGCAAATCATTGA
- a CDS encoding KpsF/GutQ family sugar-phosphate isomerase: MDVQIIDLGKQTIEEEIRALNRLKECLDESFEKAVKLILEAQGKVIITGMGKSGLIGKKIAATMSSTGTPAFFLHPAEALHGDLGMVEKKDLIIAISNSGETPELLAIIPILKRWGNKIIAITNKRDSSLTKYADVSLYLNVDKEACPLNLAPTSSSTATLVLGDALAVALLRLRNFTPENFAMFHPGGSLGKKLMKVADIMRKDLPIVCEDTPLKEAVIVMSEKGLGSTLVLDKDNNLTGIITDGDLRRFINKGKSIDNSLSKDAMTKNPKTASPDWLVLQALELMERHNITVLPVVEDKKPVGIIHIHDILKSGVI, encoded by the coding sequence ATGGATGTGCAAATCATTGATTTAGGTAAGCAAACAATAGAAGAAGAAATAAGGGCTTTAAATAGATTAAAAGAATGTCTTGATGAGAGTTTTGAGAAAGCTGTAAAACTTATATTAGAGGCTCAAGGGAAAGTAATAATAACAGGGATGGGAAAGTCTGGACTTATAGGTAAAAAGATTGCAGCAACGATGTCATCTACGGGAACACCTGCCTTTTTCCTCCATCCGGCAGAAGCTCTCCACGGAGACCTTGGCATGGTTGAAAAGAAAGACTTGATAATAGCTATATCAAACAGTGGAGAAACTCCTGAGCTTTTAGCCATCATCCCAATCCTCAAAAGATGGGGAAATAAAATCATTGCTATAACAAACAAAAGAGATTCATCTTTAACAAAGTACGCTGATGTGTCTTTATACCTGAATGTAGATAAAGAAGCCTGTCCTTTAAACCTTGCTCCTACCTCATCTTCTACAGCTACACTTGTTTTAGGAGATGCTCTGGCTGTTGCTTTGCTAAGACTTAGAAACTTTACACCAGAAAACTTTGCAATGTTCCATCCCGGTGGGTCTTTGGGTAAAAAGCTTATGAAAGTAGCTGATATAATGAGGAAAGACCTGCCAATAGTTTGTGAAGATACACCTTTGAAAGAAGCTGTAATAGTTATGTCTGAAAAGGGTCTTGGCTCTACACTTGTGTTAGATAAAGACAACAACCTTACAGGTATAATAACAGACGGTGATTTAAGAAGATTTATAAACAAGGGAAAAAGTATAGATAACTCTCTTTCGAAAGATGCTATGACAAAAAATCCAAAAACAGCTTCTCCTGATTGGTTAGTTTTACAAGCCCTTGAACTTATGGAAAGGCATAATATAACAGTTTTACCAGTAGTAGAAGACAAAAAACCGGTTGGAATAATCCATATTCACGATATACTAAAAAGTGGGGTTATTTAA
- a CDS encoding type II toxin-antitoxin system VapC family toxin: MNNKIFIDSSIFIETFKGNTAAKEILEVAIDNFDVFINSIVFSEVIFKLIVLKSGKSILTIKNQKNLISSLMKELESYSELLLLFNVLEENKEILDISLKLMEKYDLLTNDALILATCKYYEIDKIASLDTDFEKATTNENIKLIRNVNDLK; the protein is encoded by the coding sequence ATGAACAATAAAATATTTATTGATAGTTCTATTTTTATTGAAACTTTTAAGGGAAATACTGCAGCAAAAGAAATACTGGAAGTAGCAATTGATAACTTTGACGTATTTATAAACAGTATAGTATTTTCAGAGGTTATTTTTAAATTAATAGTTTTAAAATCAGGTAAATCTATCTTAACAATCAAAAACCAGAAAAATCTCATTTCATCTTTAATGAAAGAATTAGAAAGTTATTCAGAATTACTTTTATTATTCAATGTTCTAGAAGAAAATAAAGAAATATTAGATATATCTCTAAAACTAATGGAAAAATATGATTTATTAACAAATGATGCTTTAATTTTAGCCACTTGCAAGTATTACGAAATAGATAAAATAGCTTCGTTGGATACGGACTTTGAAAAAGCAACTACAAACGAAAATATCAAACTTATAAGAAATGTAAATGATTTGAAATAA